In one window of Pseudomonas chlororaphis subsp. chlororaphis DNA:
- the tssJ gene encoding type VI secretion system lipoprotein TssJ, with product MPKFLLFATVLLLTACASSPPPPAAPTVVVMHIQAAADLNLSAGGQATPVRVRLYELKSGGAFSRADYFSLVNATGATLSADLVAQDELLIQPGQRLTLERTLDEQSRLLGLVVSYRELDSAVWRQMVNIPSHATTPLTVSLTARAISAAATKPAN from the coding sequence ATGCCAAAGTTCTTGTTGTTCGCAACAGTACTACTGCTGACTGCCTGTGCTTCGAGCCCGCCGCCGCCCGCTGCGCCTACTGTCGTTGTCATGCATATCCAGGCTGCTGCCGATCTGAATCTTTCGGCGGGCGGCCAGGCGACGCCGGTGCGGGTGCGTTTGTATGAGTTGAAGAGCGGTGGAGCTTTCAGTCGCGCCGACTATTTCTCCCTGGTGAATGCCACCGGCGCGACCTTGTCCGCGGACCTGGTGGCACAGGACGAATTACTGATCCAGCCGGGTCAAAGGCTGACCCTGGAGCGCACGCTCGACGAGCAGAGCCGTTTGCTCGGCCTGGTGGTGTCCTACCGTGAACTGGACAGCGCCGTGTGGCGCCAGATGGTCAATATCCCGAGCCATGCAACCACGCCATTGACGGTTTCCCTGACAGCCAGGGCGATCAGCGCGGCAGCCACGAAACCTGCGAATTAG
- the tagH gene encoding type VI secretion system-associated FHA domain protein TagH: MPLRLTITSYHKLTPGQRAEFELDRGELKIGRNPENDWVLPDPERLVSGQHCVIQLRDGTYYLTDTSTNGVQLVNAGVRMHRGNSEPLRDGELLRVGEYDILVQINGAPQIANGAPGMSDPFTGFDALIKRQVPGEMPGAAAAPPARVQIHAGGSPLDTKPDLFDFLASPAVPPPALADHVPPERHDFRPPEPQRPSAPAASETGAAPAIPADWDPFTELGAGPAPVTPATVQATAQAQPQPLPAASENIAGSAPEPAVQRAAVAPPAPASGGDKEEVLEAFLRGAGLEPLRIDRGETRAQMEAIGRSYRHMVEGLIEVLRARASLKGEFRMAQTMIRPVENNPLKFAPNVDEALLLLLRSGNQAFMPADQAIKESFDDLKAHQLAVMAGVQASIKHLLKRFQPAVLEARLSQPSAIGALLPGRRQAQYWELFTELYASISREAEDDFEDLFGREFSRAYEEQNTKLRKG; encoded by the coding sequence ATGCCGCTGCGTTTGACAATCACCAGTTATCACAAGCTGACTCCCGGCCAACGCGCAGAGTTCGAGCTTGATCGCGGTGAGCTGAAAATCGGTCGCAACCCCGAGAACGACTGGGTACTTCCAGATCCGGAGCGCCTGGTGTCCGGCCAGCATTGCGTCATTCAACTGCGTGACGGCACCTACTACCTGACCGACACCAGCACCAATGGCGTACAGCTGGTGAATGCCGGCGTGCGCATGCACCGCGGCAACAGCGAACCCTTGCGCGACGGCGAACTGCTGCGCGTCGGCGAGTACGACATCCTGGTGCAGATCAACGGCGCCCCACAAATCGCCAACGGCGCGCCCGGGATGAGCGATCCCTTTACCGGCTTCGATGCGCTGATCAAGCGCCAGGTGCCCGGCGAGATGCCTGGCGCAGCGGCGGCGCCCCCCGCCAGGGTGCAGATCCATGCGGGCGGTTCGCCCCTGGACACCAAGCCCGACCTGTTCGATTTTCTCGCGTCCCCGGCCGTTCCCCCACCGGCCCTGGCCGACCACGTGCCACCCGAACGCCATGATTTTCGACCGCCTGAGCCACAACGCCCGAGTGCCCCTGCGGCCAGCGAAACCGGCGCGGCACCGGCGATTCCGGCGGATTGGGACCCCTTCACCGAACTGGGGGCGGGCCCGGCGCCGGTGACGCCGGCCACTGTGCAAGCCACCGCGCAGGCCCAGCCGCAACCATTGCCAGCGGCATCGGAGAATATTGCCGGCAGCGCCCCCGAACCGGCCGTGCAACGGGCTGCGGTTGCGCCTCCGGCGCCGGCAAGCGGGGGCGACAAGGAAGAGGTGCTGGAAGCCTTTCTCAGGGGCGCGGGGCTCGAGCCATTGCGTATCGACAGAGGCGAAACCCGCGCGCAAATGGAGGCCATCGGCCGCAGCTACCGGCATATGGTCGAGGGGCTGATCGAGGTGCTGCGCGCCCGTGCCAGCCTCAAGGGTGAGTTCCGCATGGCCCAGACCATGATCCGCCCGGTGGAGAACAACCCCCTCAAATTCGCCCCCAATGTCGATGAGGCGTTGCTGTTATTGCTGCGTTCCGGCAACCAGGCCTTCATGCCGGCCGACCAGGCGATCAAGGAAAGCTTCGACGACCTGAAAGCGCATCAACTGGCCGTCATGGCGGGCGTACAAGCCTCGATCAAACACCTGCTCAAGCGTTTTCAGCCCGCGGTATTGGAAGCGCGTTTAAGTCAACCTTCGGCTATTGGCGCTTTGCTGCCCGGTAGACGTCAAGCGCAATACTGGGAGTTGTTCACGGAACTCTACGCGAGCATTTCCAGGGAGGCCGAAGATGATTTCGAGGATTTGTTCGGGCGCGAATTCAGTCGTGCCTATGAAGAACAAAATACCAAGTTGCGAAAAGGCTGA
- the tssA gene encoding type VI secretion system protein TssA — MEITSVVDVQRLLETISPDSPCGGDLEYDAAFLELERAAQGQPERQMGDAVLPAAPPEWRQVRDLCVELFTRSKDLRIANYFLQSAIALHGLPGLVQGLQLIQQLLAQYWDDLHPKLDAEDNNDPTFRINALAGLNAEPVIHLLWGMPLISSRAFGSVGLRAALNAAGLQRFASESLSPDQLGAAFQDCAGEQLEACRAALNDAHGTLLTIEREVNERVGSTHGADLGTIKQLLRHAVQIIAEHAPQPGAPGAVAQAGEPVDTAMSSAPGAAAPRIAGEIGSRDDVLRSLDRILGYYARHEPSSPVPVLLSRAKRLVSADFATIVSNLIPDGFSQFEKLRGPEGE, encoded by the coding sequence ATGGAGATCACGTCCGTGGTGGATGTACAGCGCTTGTTGGAAACCATTTCCCCCGACTCCCCCTGTGGCGGCGACCTCGAGTACGACGCCGCCTTTCTCGAGCTTGAGCGCGCGGCGCAAGGCCAACCCGAACGGCAGATGGGCGATGCCGTGTTACCCGCCGCACCGCCGGAATGGCGCCAGGTCCGCGACCTCTGCGTCGAGCTGTTCACGCGCAGCAAAGACCTGCGCATCGCCAACTACTTCCTGCAAAGCGCCATTGCCCTGCACGGCTTGCCCGGCCTGGTGCAAGGGTTACAGCTGATCCAGCAGTTGCTCGCGCAGTATTGGGACGACCTGCATCCCAAGCTGGATGCAGAAGATAACAATGACCCCACCTTTAGGATCAACGCCCTCGCCGGCCTCAACGCCGAGCCGGTCATTCACCTGCTCTGGGGCATGCCGCTGATCAGCTCGCGGGCATTTGGCAGCGTCGGCCTGCGCGCCGCGCTGAATGCCGCCGGCCTGCAGCGCTTCGCCAGTGAAAGCCTCAGCCCGGACCAGCTCGGTGCGGCCTTTCAGGACTGCGCGGGCGAACAGCTCGAGGCCTGCCGCGCCGCCCTGAACGATGCCCATGGCACGCTGTTGACCATAGAGCGTGAGGTCAACGAACGGGTCGGTTCCACCCACGGCGCGGACCTGGGCACGATCAAGCAACTGCTGCGGCATGCCGTGCAAATCATCGCCGAGCACGCCCCTCAGCCAGGCGCTCCCGGCGCTGTCGCGCAGGCCGGCGAGCCTGTCGATACCGCCATGTCCTCGGCCCCCGGCGCCGCTGCGCCGCGCATCGCCGGCGAGATCGGCAGCCGTGACGATGTGCTGCGCAGCCTCGACCGGATCCTCGGTTATTACGCCAGGCACGAGCCCTCCAGCCCCGTGCCGGTGCTCCTGAGCCGCGCCAAGAGACTGGTCAGCGCCGATTTCGCCACCATCGTGAGCAACCTGATTCCGGACGGCTTTTCCCAGTTCGAAAAATTGCGCGGGCCCGAGGGTGAATAG
- the tssB gene encoding type VI secretion system contractile sheath small subunit has translation MANTSSQKFIARNRAPRVQIEYDVELYGAEKKVQLPFVMGVMADLVGKPAEPLPAVADRKFLEIDVDNFDSRLKAMKPRVAFNVPNALTGEGNLSLDITFESMDDFSPAAVARKVDALNQLLEARTQLANLLTYMDGKTGAEDMIMKAIKDPALLQALASAPKPTEPEPQA, from the coding sequence ATGGCTAACACCAGCAGCCAGAAATTCATCGCCCGTAACCGTGCTCCCCGGGTGCAGATCGAGTACGACGTAGAGCTTTACGGTGCGGAGAAGAAGGTGCAGTTGCCCTTCGTCATGGGGGTGATGGCCGACCTTGTCGGCAAGCCTGCCGAGCCGCTGCCGGCGGTGGCCGACCGCAAGTTCCTGGAGATCGATGTCGACAACTTCGACTCGCGGCTCAAGGCGATGAAACCGCGGGTGGCGTTCAACGTGCCCAATGCCCTGACCGGGGAAGGCAACCTGAGCCTGGACATCACGTTCGAGAGCATGGACGACTTCAGCCCGGCCGCGGTGGCGCGCAAGGTCGATGCCCTCAACCAACTGCTCGAGGCCCGCACCCAGCTGGCCAACCTGCTGACCTACATGGACGGCAAGACCGGCGCCGAGGACATGATCATGAAGGCGATCAAGGACCCGGCGCTGTTGCAGGCGTTGGCCAGTGCACCGAAACCGACCGAACCCGAGCCGCAAGCCTGA
- the tssC gene encoding type VI secretion system contractile sheath large subunit, protein MAELMKDPQAQADAATAPSDFAALLLQEFKPKTEHAREAVESAVRTLAEQALSKTELISNDAIKSIESIIAAIDAKLTAQVNLIMHHADFQQLESAWRGLSYLVNNTETDEQLKIRVMSIAKGDLHKTLKKFKGTAWDQSPIFKKMYEEEYGQFGGEPFGCLVGDYYFDQSSPDVELLGELAKVCAAMHAPFISAASPTVMGMGSWQELSNPRDLTKIFTTPEYAAWRSLRDSEDSRYIGLTMPRFLARLPYGAKTDPVDAFAFEEETNGADSSKYTWANSAYAMAANINRSFKLYGWCSRIRGVESGGEVPNLPTHTFPTDDGGVDMKCPTEIAIADRREAELAKNGFMPLLHKKNTDLAAFIGAQSLQKPAEYDDPDATANANLAARLPYLFATCRFAHYLKCIVRDKIGSFKEKDDMQRWLQNWILNYVDGDPAHSTETTKAQHPLAAAEVVVEEIEGNPGYYSSKFYLRPHYQLEGLTVSLRLVSKLPSAKAV, encoded by the coding sequence ATGGCCGAATTGATGAAAGACCCGCAGGCCCAGGCAGACGCCGCGACCGCACCGAGCGACTTCGCCGCCTTGCTCCTGCAAGAGTTCAAACCCAAGACCGAGCACGCCCGCGAGGCCGTGGAAAGCGCCGTGCGCACCCTGGCCGAACAGGCCCTGAGCAAGACCGAGCTGATCTCCAACGACGCGATCAAATCCATCGAATCGATCATCGCCGCGATCGATGCCAAGCTCACCGCGCAGGTCAACCTGATCATGCATCACGCCGACTTCCAGCAACTGGAAAGCGCCTGGCGCGGCTTGAGCTACCTGGTCAACAACACGGAAACCGACGAGCAGCTGAAGATCCGCGTGATGAGCATCGCCAAGGGCGACCTGCACAAGACCCTGAAGAAGTTCAAGGGCACCGCCTGGGACCAGAGCCCGATCTTCAAGAAAATGTACGAGGAGGAATACGGCCAGTTCGGCGGCGAGCCGTTCGGCTGCCTGGTGGGCGATTACTACTTCGACCAGTCGTCGCCGGACGTCGAGCTGCTCGGCGAGCTGGCCAAGGTCTGCGCGGCGATGCATGCGCCCTTCATCAGCGCGGCCTCGCCGACGGTGATGGGCATGGGCTCCTGGCAGGAGCTGTCCAACCCGCGCGATCTGACCAAGATCTTCACCACGCCGGAATACGCTGCCTGGCGTTCGCTGCGCGACTCCGAGGACTCGCGCTACATCGGCCTGACCATGCCGCGTTTCCTCGCCCGCCTGCCCTACGGCGCCAAGACCGACCCGGTGGACGCCTTCGCCTTCGAAGAGGAAACCAACGGCGCCGACAGTTCCAAGTACACCTGGGCCAACTCGGCCTATGCCATGGCGGCGAACATCAACCGCTCGTTCAAGCTCTATGGCTGGTGCTCGCGGATTCGCGGCGTGGAGTCCGGCGGCGAGGTGCCGAACCTGCCGACGCACACCTTCCCGACCGACGACGGTGGGGTGGACATGAAGTGCCCGACCGAAATCGCCATCGCCGATCGGCGCGAGGCGGAGCTGGCGAAGAACGGTTTCATGCCGCTGCTGCACAAGAAGAACACCGACCTCGCCGCCTTCATCGGCGCCCAGTCGCTGCAGAAGCCGGCCGAGTATGACGACCCCGACGCCACCGCCAACGCCAACCTGGCGGCACGCCTGCCCTACCTGTTCGCCACCTGCCGCTTCGCCCATTACCTGAAGTGCATCGTTCGCGACAAGATCGGCTCGTTCAAGGAAAAGGACGACATGCAGCGCTGGCTGCAGAACTGGATTCTCAATTACGTGGACGGCGACCCGGCCCACTCCACCGAAACCACCAAGGCACAGCACCCCTTGGCCGCGGCGGAGGTGGTGGTCGAGGAGATCGAGGGCAACCCCGGTTACTACAGCTCCAAGTTCTACCTGCGCCCGCACTACCAGCTCGAAGGGCTCACGGTATCGCTGCGGCTGGTATCCAAACTTCCATCCGCCAAGGCGGTTTGA
- a CDS encoding Hcp family type VI secretion system effector, with translation MAVDMFIKIGDVKGESQDKNHKEEIDVLSWSWAMAQAGNMHVGGGGGAGKVNIHDLTLTKWVDKSSPNLMMACSSGKHYDEAKLTVRKAGGDDPVEYLTITLKEVLVSSIGTGGSGGADRLTENIALNFGQVLVDYQPQKQDGSKDGGPVKYGWNIRQNVKV, from the coding sequence ATGGCTGTTGATATGTTTATCAAGATCGGCGACGTCAAGGGCGAGTCCCAGGACAAGAACCACAAGGAGGAGATCGACGTGCTCTCCTGGAGCTGGGCCATGGCGCAGGCCGGCAACATGCATGTGGGCGGTGGCGGCGGTGCCGGCAAGGTCAATATCCACGACCTGACGTTGACCAAGTGGGTGGATAAATCCTCCCCCAACCTGATGATGGCCTGCTCCAGCGGCAAGCATTACGACGAGGCCAAGCTGACGGTGCGCAAGGCCGGCGGCGACGATCCGGTCGAGTACCTGACCATCACCCTCAAGGAGGTCCTGGTGTCCTCGATCGGCACCGGCGGCAGCGGCGGCGCGGATCGCCTGACCGAAAACATCGCGCTGAATTTCGGCCAGGTGCTGGTCGACTACCAACCGCAGAAGCAGGACGGTTCCAAGGACGGCGGCCCGGTCAAGTACGGCTGGAATATCCGCCAAAACGTCAAGGTGTGA
- a CDS encoding type VI secretion system amidase effector protein Tae4 — MARPAFINLWNNYPAESQPCDGGWENQCAIRLSITLNAERSILVDGHTYSEPRCSHGHARGAESLANWLWRQHLGRPSIFTDAAKAKLQLNEKNGIIFFKDCFTRSGESRAAGDHIDLWSRGFTKTYDDPANHSAQVWFWELS; from the coding sequence ATGGCCAGACCCGCGTTCATCAATCTGTGGAACAACTACCCGGCTGAAAGCCAGCCTTGCGATGGCGGTTGGGAAAATCAATGCGCGATCCGCCTGAGCATTACGCTCAACGCCGAGCGAAGCATCCTCGTGGATGGCCACACCTATTCGGAACCGCGCTGCAGCCACGGCCACGCCCGCGGTGCCGAGTCGCTGGCGAACTGGCTGTGGCGCCAGCATCTGGGCCGGCCGAGCATCTTCACCGACGCGGCCAAGGCCAAGCTGCAGCTCAATGAGAAGAACGGGATCATTTTTTTCAAGGATTGCTTTACCCGCAGTGGCGAGAGTCGCGCGGCCGGCGACCATATCGACCTGTGGAGCCGCGGTTTCACCAAGACCTACGACGACCCGGCCAACCACTCCGCCCAGGTGTGGTTCTGGGAGCTGTCATGA
- the tssE gene encoding type VI secretion system baseplate subunit TssE, which produces MAELTLQERLQPSLLDRLTDDDPHNPKEAAERRVMSLTQLKACVLRDLAWLFNTCVLFDPEQAAQMPAGNSVLNFGLPPLAGHTASSVDVQAIEALFSDTIAAFEPRILKGSLKVRAQLDGNDMSHNALSFEIEGDLWAEPVPLRLLLSTALDLETGHVKVTPAEPVRRRR; this is translated from the coding sequence ATGGCCGAGCTGACCCTGCAAGAACGCCTGCAACCCTCGTTGCTCGATCGCCTGACCGACGACGATCCGCACAACCCGAAAGAAGCCGCCGAGCGCCGGGTCATGTCGCTGACCCAGCTGAAAGCTTGCGTGCTGCGCGATCTGGCCTGGCTGTTCAACACCTGCGTGCTGTTCGATCCGGAGCAGGCCGCGCAGATGCCGGCGGGCAACTCGGTGCTGAATTTCGGCCTGCCGCCCCTGGCCGGGCATACCGCCTCGAGTGTCGATGTACAGGCCATCGAAGCCTTGTTCAGCGACACCATCGCCGCCTTTGAGCCGCGCATCCTCAAAGGCTCGTTGAAGGTTCGCGCGCAACTCGACGGCAATGACATGAGCCACAACGCCCTGAGCTTCGAGATCGAGGGCGATCTGTGGGCCGAGCCGGTGCCCCTGCGCTTGCTGCTCAGCACCGCCCTCGACCTGGAAACCGGACACGTCAAGGTGACGCCGGCCGAGCCCGTCAGGAGACGCCGATGA
- the tssF gene encoding type VI secretion system baseplate subunit TssF, with protein sequence MNPRMLEYYNQELQHIRESAAEFAQEFPKIASRLTLSDIECADPYVERLLEGFAYLSARVHLKLDAEYPTFTHNLLEVAYPHYLAPTPSVVVVQLVADPNEGSLTSGFTVERHAALRGQLGHGEQTACEYRSAHAVTLWPLQVSHAEYFGNPAATLGRLAASEPKAKAGLRLRLRCGAGLPFNALALDSLPLYLNGADEQPFRLYEQLLGNACAVFIKSVDGDWAERLPVESLKARGFDDRDAVLPVVPRAFQGYRLLQEYFALPNRFLFVDFTGLSAGVQRCASQELEVVVLFDRLDSTLEGTVSATQFVPFCTPAVNLFARRTDRIHLSERVHEHQVIADRTRPLDFEIHSLTQVTGHGSGPEQPFQPFYAIRDPLRYGREQAYYIVRREPRRLSSQQRRRGPRSTYIGSETFVSLVDVNQAPYRHDLRQLGLSALCTNRDLPLLMPVGTGKSDFTLEDSAPVLAVRCLAGPSRPRPSRAHDASAWRLISQLSLNYLSLSEQGQGAAALRELLRLYGDPGDAALQLQIEGLRQVRSTPCTRRLPMPGPIVFGRGLEISLEFDENAFRGTGVYLLGAVFERFLARYVSINSFTETVLRTTERGEIMRWQAHPGCRPNL encoded by the coding sequence ATGAACCCGCGCATGCTCGAGTATTACAACCAGGAGCTGCAGCATATCCGCGAGAGCGCCGCCGAGTTCGCCCAGGAGTTCCCCAAGATTGCCAGCCGCCTGACCCTGTCCGACATCGAATGCGCCGACCCCTATGTCGAGCGTCTGCTGGAGGGCTTCGCCTACCTGAGCGCGCGGGTCCACCTGAAGCTGGACGCCGAATACCCGACCTTTACCCACAATCTGCTGGAAGTCGCTTACCCCCATTACCTGGCGCCAACGCCTTCGGTGGTGGTGGTCCAGCTGGTCGCCGACCCCAACGAGGGCTCACTGACCAGCGGCTTCACGGTCGAACGCCACGCCGCCCTGCGCGGCCAGCTGGGCCATGGCGAGCAGACCGCCTGCGAATACCGTAGCGCCCATGCCGTGACGCTGTGGCCGTTGCAGGTCAGCCATGCCGAGTACTTCGGCAACCCGGCCGCGACCCTCGGCCGACTGGCCGCCAGCGAACCCAAGGCCAAGGCCGGGTTGCGCCTGCGCCTGCGCTGCGGCGCCGGGTTGCCGTTCAACGCCCTGGCGCTGGACAGCCTGCCGCTCTACCTCAACGGCGCCGACGAACAACCTTTCCGTCTGTACGAGCAACTGCTCGGCAACGCCTGCGCGGTGTTTATCAAGAGCGTCGACGGCGACTGGGCCGAGCGCTTGCCTGTGGAGAGCCTCAAGGCGCGTGGCTTCGACGATCGGGACGCGGTGCTGCCGGTGGTGCCTCGGGCCTTCCAGGGGTATCGCCTGCTGCAGGAGTATTTCGCCCTGCCCAATCGTTTTTTGTTCGTCGACTTCACTGGGCTGAGCGCCGGTGTGCAGCGCTGCGCCAGCCAGGAACTGGAGGTGGTGGTGCTGTTCGATCGCCTCGACAGCACCCTGGAAGGCACGGTGTCGGCGACCCAGTTCGTGCCCTTCTGCACCCCGGCGGTGAACCTGTTTGCACGCCGCACCGATCGCATTCACCTGAGCGAGCGGGTGCATGAGCACCAGGTGATCGCCGACCGCACCCGGCCGCTGGATTTCGAGATCCATTCCCTGACCCAGGTCACCGGCCATGGCAGCGGCCCCGAGCAGCCGTTCCAGCCGTTCTATGCGATCCGCGATCCGCTGCGTTATGGCCGCGAGCAGGCCTATTACATCGTCCGCCGCGAGCCGCGTCGCTTGTCCAGCCAGCAACGGCGACGCGGGCCACGCTCGACCTATATCGGCAGCGAAACCTTCGTCTCGCTGGTGGATGTCAACCAGGCGCCCTATCGCCACGACTTGCGCCAGCTCGGTCTCAGCGCCCTGTGCACCAACCGCGACCTGCCGCTGCTGATGCCGGTGGGGACGGGCAAAAGCGATTTCACCCTGGAAGACAGCGCCCCGGTGCTGGCCGTGCGCTGCCTGGCCGGGCCAAGCCGGCCGCGGCCGAGCCGCGCGCACGATGCCAGCGCCTGGCGGCTGATCAGCCAGCTGTCGCTGAACTACCTGTCGCTGAGCGAACAGGGCCAGGGGGCCGCGGCGCTGCGCGAACTGCTGCGCCTGTACGGCGACCCCGGCGATGCGGCGCTGCAGTTGCAAATCGAGGGCCTGCGCCAGGTGCGCAGCACGCCCTGCACCCGCCGGTTGCCGATGCCGGGACCGATCGTGTTTGGCCGTGGCCTGGAGATCAGCCTGGAGTTCGACGAAAACGCCTTCCGCGGCACCGGGGTGTACCTGCTGGGCGCGGTGTTCGAGCGCTTCCTGGCCCGTTACGTGTCGATCAACAGCTTCACCGAAACCGTACTGCGCACCACTGAGCGCGGCGAAATCATGCGATGGCAGGCGCACCCCGGATGTCGACCGAACCTCTGA
- the tssG gene encoding type VI secretion system baseplate subunit TssG, protein MSTEPLKPLHSIERMADEPWAYDFFQALRRIECEAGDRPRIGHSLRLHDDPLRLGQKPDCGFAPSTLASIETGPEGAAPRIEQLFFGLTGPNGPLPLHLTEYARDRQRNNDDASFTRFLDVFNHRLLCLFYRAWAEARPTVSHDRPAHDYWSMRLAALSGRGMTSLLGQGPIADSARYHFTGHLAAQTRYPDGLRAILEDYFGVPVSIEEYVGQWLELPQRSQLGVALCSLGSDLSLGTHVWDRQHKFRIRLGPLSLEQYRRLLPGQESFGELAAWVAEYQGEELDWEVNLLLRHQEVPRIDLDGQTRLGFDTWLGSPSTDAGDLLLAREYASHTTLLKEPRS, encoded by the coding sequence ATGTCGACCGAACCTCTGAAACCGCTGCACAGCATCGAGCGGATGGCCGACGAGCCCTGGGCCTACGACTTCTTCCAGGCGCTACGGCGCATCGAGTGCGAGGCCGGCGACCGGCCGCGCATCGGCCATTCCCTGCGCTTGCACGACGACCCGCTGCGCCTGGGGCAGAAACCCGACTGCGGCTTCGCCCCCTCGACCCTGGCCAGCATCGAGACCGGCCCCGAGGGCGCCGCGCCGCGCATCGAGCAGTTGTTCTTCGGCCTCACCGGGCCCAACGGCCCGCTGCCGCTGCACCTGACCGAATACGCCCGCGATCGCCAGCGCAACAACGACGACGCCAGCTTCACGCGCTTTCTCGACGTGTTCAATCACCGCTTGCTGTGCCTGTTCTACCGCGCCTGGGCCGAAGCGCGGCCGACCGTCAGCCATGACCGCCCCGCCCACGACTACTGGTCGATGCGCCTGGCCGCGCTGTCCGGGCGGGGCATGACCAGCCTGCTCGGCCAGGGCCCGATCGCCGACTCGGCGCGCTACCACTTCACCGGCCACCTGGCGGCGCAAACCCGTTACCCGGACGGCTTGCGCGCCATCCTGGAAGACTATTTCGGCGTGCCGGTGAGCATCGAGGAATACGTCGGCCAGTGGTTGGAGCTGCCGCAGCGCAGCCAGCTGGGCGTGGCGCTCTGCTCGCTCGGCAGCGACCTGAGCCTGGGCACCCACGTCTGGGATCGCCAGCATAAATTCCGCATCCGCCTGGGGCCTTTGAGCCTGGAGCAATACCGCCGCCTGCTGCCTGGCCAGGAAAGCTTCGGCGAACTGGCCGCCTGGGTCGCCGAGTACCAGGGCGAGGAGCTGGATTGGGAAGTCAATCTGCTGCTGCGGCACCAGGAAGTGCCGCGCATCGATCTCGACGGCCAGACCCGCCTGGGCTTCGACACCTGGCTCGGCAGCCCGTCGACGGATGCCGGCGACCTGCTGCTGGCCCGCGAATACGCCAGCCATACCACCCTCCTCAAGGAGCCGCGATCATGA